A window from Canis aureus isolate CA01 chromosome 23, VMU_Caureus_v.1.0, whole genome shotgun sequence encodes these proteins:
- the LOC144295306 gene encoding olfactory receptor 2AG2-like, whose translation MESWNSTLGSGFILMGILNDSGSPELLCATITVLYMLALTSNGLLLLVITVDSRLHVPMYFLLGQLSLMDLLFTSVVTPKALVDFLQSENMISFGGCTLQMFLALALGSAEDLLLAFMAYDRYVAICHPLNYMVFMRPRVCWLMVATAWILAFLNALGHTLYTMHYPFCKVRKIRHLLCEIPPLLKLACADTSRYELLVYVTGVTFLLMPLSAIVASYALILCTVLHMPSNEGKQKALVTCSSHLTVVVMYYGAATFMYVLPSSLHSPRQDNIISLFYTVVTPALNPLIYSLRNQEVMGALRRVLGKYMLPTHCTF comes from the coding sequence ATGGAGTCCTGGAACTCCACCTTGGGCAGTGGCTTTATATTGATGGGGATTCTGAATGACAGTGGGTCTCCTGAACTGCTCTGTGCCACAATCACTGTCCTATACATGTTGGCTCTGACCAGCAATGGCCTGCTGCTCTTGGTCATCACAGTGGATTCCCGGCTCCATGTGCCCATGTACTTCCTGCTCGGCCAGCTCTCACTCATGGACCTCCTCTTCACATCTGTTGTCACTCCCAAGGCCCTCGTGGATTTTCTGCAGAGTGAAAACATGATATCCTTTGGAGGCTGTACCCTTCAGATGTTTCTGGCATTGGCGCTGGGTAGTGCAGAGGACTTGCTGCTGGCCTTCATGGCCTATGACAGATATGTGGCCATATGTCATCCTCTGAACTACATGGTTTTCATGAGGCCAAGGGTCTGCTGGCTCATGGTGGCCACGGCCTGGATCCTGGCATTTCTGAATGCTCTAGGCCATACCTTGTATACCATGCACTACCCTTTCTGTAAAGTTCGGAAGATCAGGCACCTGCTCTGTGAGATTCCTCCTTTGCTGAAGTTGGCCTGTGCAGATACCTCCCGATATGAACTCTTGGTGTATGTGACAGGAGTGACTTTCCTTTTGATGCCTCTTTCTGCCATTGTTGCCTCCTATGCACTAATCCTTTGTACTGTGCTTCACATGCCCTCAAATGAGGGGAAGCAGAAAGCCCTAGTCACCTGCTCCTCCCATCTGACAGTGGTTGTGATGTACTATGGAGCTGCCACGTTCATGTATGTCCTGCCCAGTTCCCTCCACAGCCCCAGGCAGGACAACATCATCTCTCTTTTCTACACGGTTGTCACTCCAGCGTTGAACCCCCTTATCTATAGCCTGAGGAATCAGGAGGTCATGGGGGCCTTGAGAAGGGTCCTGGGAAAATATATGTTGCCAACACACTGTACCTTCTAA